One Panulirus ornatus isolate Po-2019 chromosome 20, ASM3632096v1, whole genome shotgun sequence genomic window, ACCTGTGAAGCAGAGCTCCGTAACGTCTACTTTATCGCCTACCAGGAGGAGCTGGGAGGTCTTATGTTCAAAGGATACGGTGAGTACCATATCCGCAAAGAGGGCGAGGAATGGCTGTGGGTCAGTGTGAGGAAAAACGAGACTATGGCTAGACTAGATGTCAATGCTCCTCATGACATGCCCATGGGACGTCGCGTCTGGCATCTTGAGACACCAGTTTGTGACCAGTTAGAAGGTACACGAACCTTGGTCTTGACCCCATGTCCATCAGACAGCTACACTTGTGATGATGCCACATGTATCCCCCTCGAGAATCGCTGCGACCTCAAGTACGACTGTCTTGACCGGAGCGACGAGGCTGACTGTCAACTTATCGGCAAACCCGAAGACTACAAGAATGACCTGCCACCCAGACTCGGTAATAAAAGAGACGCCTTGAGTTTACCAGTAATGCTACAGATGAGTATCGAGTCCATTACTGTCTACACGACAGAAATGACGATGCAGCTGTCATACCAGATGCAGATGACTTGGTTCGACAACCGCCTCACCTTCCGCAACCTGAAGACTAACGACAGCCTCAACAAGGTGCCCCTCAATAGCATGATGGAGCTGTGGTCGCCCATCGTCGGATTCATCAACACGGAGGGACACCAGCACACAACGGTGGATGTAGAGGCATCGCTGCACCTCCAGCGGCTGCAGCCACCTTCAGGAAGGGACAACAGCGCCCCCGGGGAAGGTAGGACTCCGTATACTATGCATAATATGAAAGGTTCTTCGGGTACAATGTCCCTTCACAGATATAAGCAATGGATGGCTTGTCTGATGGGTTGTGTGTGACGCAGAGTGACGGACTAACACATTAAGTTCAAATGCCTCGCAAATGTCTTGTGTAATGGGCCTGCACCTTGTCCCGGACCTTAGTCTGGATGAGGTAGCGTATGAGGGGCCGCTTGCGACTCGTTTTCACAGTACATTTCACTTGTAAGATTTCCCAGTTGACTGGTCCCCTCCGTCCCTCACCTTTCACTGGCCACTCTTGAATAATCTTCTCCTGGTTTATAGCTGGGTAGATGTTCTCTTATTCACGTGGGTTTCACATTTCAGTATGTAGTATGAATTTTGCTCTTAGAGATCTTTCTTAGTGGATtacaaaacacaaagaacatcttcaCTCTGAAATGATGTTACCAGTTGATCTTCACTCGGACCTTTCATAATTCTTCTGCTAGTGGAGCTGTTCCCTGGGGAAGAGAACCCCTTGACCATCACGAGGAAGTACAGCACCACCTTCGTCTGTGACTTCAACTTGGTGCTGTACCCGTTCGACGAGCAGCACTGTGACATGCACCTCCGATGCTCTCGGCCTCTAAGAACTACCTCATGTTCGACGATGCGGCCACCTCCGCTGCCTACTATGGGAGTGAACTTCTACTGGAGTATCAGGTTCGTGGTTGATTGTTATCAAGGAGGTACATGAGGTATGTTGCAATGGGTTTATTCAGTGTCATCTTATAGTCAAATCTTAAAATTTTTCCTGCCTTTTCTGCAGCTTAAGCAACCCAGACTATTGTACGACAACAGCCAAGAGTTCAGCGAGATGAGGGTTCGGATCCCCCTGCAGCGGAGAGCGGGTTATGCCATCCTGAACATCTATACACCCTCCCTGATCCTGCTCGTGATCAGCTACGTGAGCCTCTTCTTCCGTCCACACATCTTCGAGGTTCGGGTCATGACAACTCTGACCTCGCTGCTCGTGATGGCTACACTGTTCACACAGGTGAAGGAGACCAATATGTGTGGTGGAAGtcatatgtgtctttgtgtgtgtgtgtgtgtgtgtgtgtgtgtgtgtgtgtgtgtgaggcgccgCCTCTCCAGGTGTGAGGGGGAACACTGCACGGGAAATGTTACTTTACTTTGACCTAAACCAACCACCATTAGCCAGTATGGTCAAACGTAATAACCTATGAGAATGTGacataatcatttcatttccatttttggTTGAGTGAATTTGGTTAAGTGTTCACCGCAGTAAGAATTAGGAAGAACAGAGGTGAACATTGCACTCAATCAGTTAGTGCCGTGCTTATATACGACCTCTCGTATCACGACATACAACCTCAAATGTGTAACTACCTCACATACTAGCTGGCCATACCTTTAAAACAAACTCATACATTTGATTAATACCTTACAAAGTGATGTAAAGTCAGCCATTACCATGTATACATACTATACTCTATAATATAAAGCCTGCCTATAAGGCATATATGGCCACTATCTTAAGTGTAATCATCTTTGATACAGGGATAGTTAATCTCCTCCCAGACGTGCAGCTAGCCACCAGCTTCGTATATAAGCCTGATAATTATGGTCTTTTATGTAACCTCTTATTTCTCAGTATAAATcatctatacacatatgtatagatAACCACTGTCTTATACAATCTCAGATGTACACTTGGGTATTGTCTATTGTATCAATGTTTTGAACAATACAACCCAAGCATTAATCATCATAACATTTGGCATAAATAGAAAGGAATTGAAACAGCAATAAACCACAGTGGTTGTGGGGGAGAATCAACACTCATAACTTCGTGTGGTGAGAGTGGAAAGACATGTCAATGCTCCAAAGAGCAAGACTTACAAACTGTCATTGTGATTAAGGAGACGCAAATTAGGTCAATCGTGGATATGACGAGATGCATTAAGCGTCTGTTCTTCAACTGATGACTGTTGCTGCTTTCCTCAACCACGTCAACTCACATTTGCTCGTCAAGATCAATGTGAAGATCATTACAATTTACTGGTCTAAAAATCTGGTAACTCGTGTTGACCAACATAAACAGTGACCTCAGAAGTTGGTGATCCCGTGTGTCAAATTATCTTTATCTCTGTCTTGAACATTATCATCGAGATTGTCATTTCTAGTGGGTGTTAAATCTCTTTTCGCCGTGGGTAGGTTTGTCAACTGATTTCCGTACATTAGGGCACTACAGAGTCAACCCGAGTCGGGGCTGCGCCCGGAGTTTGTGGAATGAGCTTCACCTTACATTGATACCTGTGTGGTTTATCCTTCTCACTGTCATCAGAGTTCATCACAGACTTCCAGCAGCTGGTCATAATATCTTTCAGCATCTAGTGTTTGTACTGGGTAGGGACTAAAAACTAGTcctgttatcattttcataaGAAGATTATCTTTAATTTTCTAGCAAAACTGATGTCAGTAATAATGGCAGGATCAGCACAGGACTAACACGAGCTAACAAGGAGCAAGACACTACATCAATCCCCCCCCCGTCACTGTTATATAGTGTGTACGCTGGAAAATCGTCTATTCGGTGATGATGTATTGATTCAATGATGTTAAGAATTACCCACGTTACCCTCAGTGGTAAATATAATATCAGTATTATTCACACGCTTATCAAGTATCCCGTTGTGCCACCAGATAACTGAATGCATCTAACCCACGCTCTCTTTTCGTAATATGAACAGAGGAACCAACCACAAACTCGTCTCTCGTCCTGACTGATCTATAAAGTCactaatgaatctctctctctctctctctctctctctcctcgtattcGTCACTTGCTCATTCATTACACATTTTCCACACGGGTTTCACCCCTTTCCTTCCTCTGGGCACCTCagtccctctcctcaccctctgGGTTGCTCATCCTCCCTCACGCCCCTTCCAGCTACAACTGGTGGGTCAGtcattctctccctcaccaccaggtcTCCGCGTCGCTGCCCAAGACCTCGTACTTCAAGATGGTGGACGTGTGGCTCCTCTTCTGCATCGTGATgagcttcattatcatcatcttccacgcCATCATCGACAACTCCCTAGGGGACGCCATCCCCGGGCTGGCCGCCTCTTCCCTCCCCGTTCCGACGAAGGTGCTGCCGTTCTCCCCAGAAAGCCCGACCTCCCCCAGCAACAAGagttacacaaacatcaacaagaCGACCAAAAGACTCATTAGTGCCTCTCGTCTGAGCCTCATCGTCCTCGTTATCCTCTTCAACCTGATCTACTGGTCATATATCTTTGGTTAACGTCTGGCCCTTTTACCTGTGAGGTAGAGTCCCATTTACTTGCGAGATTGTGTTATTCATCTAATAAGTTGGTTGTGTATCACTGAGGATCTTGGTTGCCTCTGATCCAGTGAAATTGTGAGGAAATGGTAGACTATACTTGATCCATCGGTCTTGAGAGAACTTTCCCTGTATCTTGTTACTCTGCCGTGTGACTCTGCTGCTCAGACTGATGTCTTCTGCTGAACTCAACACCTGGCATTAACATCCAGTCCCCCTTCACCTGCCTTCTGATCTCCATCACGATAACCTTCATTGAGCGTATCTCTTATGGTTTAAAGCTGCGAGTCTTTGGTTTATAGTTGTGAGTCTTTGGTTTATGCCCGGGAGTCAGTGTTCAGTATGTGTGATCTGAAGCTCAGTGATCATGTTGGACAGTTTCAAGTCATCAGTAGATGTCTGCTGTAGTGAGGACGTCCAGGCGTTTTATGTTGAGGTTATGAGCATCATTCTTGAGCCGTTTGGTGTTGGGGTCGTCTGTGAAGACCATCTTGAGCAACACAGTCTACATACACCATATTCATTGTTCCATTGTATATCATTGATGATACTTTGTGTTCTATGTTCCAGATTACGTTTAGTATTATGTTCTATGTTACACAGATTAGTATTGTGTAATGTGTTCCACAGATGACGTTTAATATTGTGTTCTATGTATTTTGTATGTGTCACTGTCAACAGTGCAGATCTAATGTCAGCAGTCTAAGTTCTCCACAGATAATATGGTACTGGTCATCGTCCTCTGCTCCATTCACCAAAGTGAGTGTCAAAGTCTCCACAGACGAGGCTACCAATGAGGTTCCACACACCCTTCTGTATGGTGTACAGACTTTGATCACAGTCCAACATTCCCTGGTCAACCTGTGGCTCAAACCTCTGGTCTACATGTATGTCTAAGTTTTTCACTTTCATCCACTACCATGTATACATCCTTCACCTCGTTAAAGTCTTTCATATTCCGTAAAATTTCAGTTTTGCTTAGTTTTGAGTGATCCTTAGCCCTAAGTTTTTTTGATAACTGCTCCGTACTCTTAGGCATAGCGTCAAATGCGTCATAACTCAAAATGTGAATAACTTTTTCTGATGTTAAGTTCAGCATAATCATTACTGAATTTGATATACTCCATAATCCAGAATTGTTGCCAAATATCTCATTATCATATGATGAAGTGTAGTGATCATGGTACACAATTATACCTAAAATAATCAGAGTCGTATGTGCTGCCTCTACATACGCACAGTTTAGAAGGAACAGTCAAATGATACACAGAAAATGAGAACAAATGACCACATCCTGTCGTTCATATGACAGATTTTTCGAACGACTCGTTTCTCCTGGCAAATGACTTGAAATCTAGATTTCGTTATGACTCTACGATAAGCAAATACGCATTTAGCATTAGGGATGATCATCATTTACTTCCCGTGACGTCAACGCCCACGTCAATATAACTGTAAATACAATTAACTAATTGCATGAGACGTAACGAAACCTACCGTCACTGAATGATTCAGTCCCCCATGGCCCTGTGAGGGACTAAGTTCAATGAACAAAGAACATGGATGTAGAAGAAATTTCATTTGGGGTGCCTATTATAAATCTATACAAGACTCTTACTCTTCCATTCTACGTTCAACGAGGCAGTCTAACGCTACATAATATAACTACAGATTCAACTATGTAACATGAGGGACGCTTGTTGTATCATAACACAGATCACTGGTGCCAACAATAATAATGTCTGATCAACCAAGAAAAGATTACTTATTACTTATCATGACTACAATGTGGCCTCCAAATTCAACAATGTCTTGGCTTCAGTAAGAACAAAGCTGTCTTAAGAAATGCGAGACACACTGATATCAGCAacaatctcaatgtacacatttccTATACATTATACTTATGGAGCGTAGAGGACAACAATGTagcagcaatgataataataaaaaccaaTGGGGAGAAAAATTCAATGAGCCTTGATGAAATGAAGTTGTAGATGAGATAAATAACGTGACATCACAGGACACGAGGGGGCGACAAGTCTCATAACCTCAGCAAATACAGACCAGTGTTGAAGTGGTCACTGCCGGCGAGGATACTTGGAAATGCTCGGTCCAGGAAGGATGGCTTGACGCCTTTTCATCCAGGACAACATTCTGGATCTTAGAACCAGTTCAATCTTGCGTCAAACTCAGCGTCAACACAACGGCAATTATCCCACTGAATTTTGTATCAAACAGCGTCAACACAACGGCGATTATCCCACTGAATTTTTTGTTGATCTTCATCAAACCCTTGATACACTGAATCACTCAAATTTCATCCATGAACAACTATATCTCACTCGACGAAAAATACCGACACATTACTTCAGCAGATGGTATTTCAACACCCCAGCCAGAGGGCGTGGGACTGACTCTATCCGTTGATAATACAACACTGAGCCCCTCACGCAAGAATCCAGCCCCTTCATCAACATATATTCATTAAACTTGAATTCATAAAGTGACGATTGAGTGACTGGATTAACACATAGACTGGAGTAACACTACTAAGATTATAATGTGGATTAATTTCCTTTCGCTGTTGACTATTGGATTATTTCAATATGCAAAGTGAATGAGACGCTGattgaaaatgaataagaaagtgACTTTGCCGCTCATATAAAGACTCTCTTATACGATGGGACaagttgccaagtacagtagtggaaatTTCGTGGgcctttaggtagctttaaacgaaggttggatgtgttgatgGGTTCAGGAggctggttgtagggtggacagactcaggacctgcctaacATGGGCCAATAGCTATGCTTCTTGCAGTGTCCTCAGTTCTTATGCTCTTATGTTCATCCTCCAAAAACTATTATACTAACAGTCGACTGCTTTATCACTGACCTTCCCTTCCGACATAACTTGTCTACTTTGGGGTTATCAATGTAACGTCACTGAAAACATATCCTGACTGAAAAAGACAGACATTGAGATTCTACCCAACTCAAAATATAGGAAATATATTGGCTTTGTGGATATCATAATCTGTACATCATATTTTGATCCCACTAACTACCGACTTCACGAAAATTATATACACACTTTCTCACCTTCAGACAAAACCTACAATCATTTAAGTAAGAAACTCTTTGATTAAAATCTTACATAACTAACTCGATGACGCAATGTAATGTACGACTATAGTATCACTGATAAGATATCTCACACATACATGGGTTTACAGTAACTCATAATAGCTCGTTGGGTCACTCATAAACGTTTGTGGGGGCGTCCGTGTACGAGTAACTAACTCATTATGTGACTAACGCATGACTGACAAACATAATCCTTTCTTACTTTATCACATCAACGTCACAGTTCTgccgtgtgtatgggtgtgtggacTCTCCGTCCAGAGAGagggttgcacacacacacacacacacacacacacacacacacacacacacactgagtttggtaaagtgtgtggaagaagaaagttaagagtaaatgtgaataagagcaaggttattaggtacagtagggttgagggtcaagtcaattgggaggtgagtttgaatggagaaaaactggaggaagtgaagtgttttagatatctgggagtggatctggcagcggatggaaccatggaagcggaagtggatcatagggtgggggagggggcgaaaattctgggggccttgaagaatgtgtggaagtcgagaacattatctcggaaagcaaaaatgggtatgtttgaaggaatagtggttccaacaatgttgtatggttgcgaggcgtgggctatggatagagttgtgcgcaggaggatggatgtgctggaaatgagatgtttgaggacaatgtgtggtgtgaggtggtttgatcgagtgagtaacgtaagggtaagagagatgtgtggaaataaaaagagcgtggttgagagagcagaggaggtgttttgaagtggtttgggcacatggagagaatgagtgaggaaagattgaccaagaggatatatgtgtcggaggtggagggaacgaggagaagagggagaccaaattggaggtggaaagatggagtgaaaaagattttgtgtgatcggggcctgaacatgcaggagggtgaaaggagggcaaggaatagagtgaattggagcgatgtggtataccggggttgacgtgctgtcagtggattgaatcaaggcatgtgaagcgtctggggtaaaccttggaaagctgtgtaggtatgtatatttgcgtgtgtggacgtatgtatatacatgtgtagggggggggggggttgggccatttctttcgtctgtttccttgcgctacctcgcaaacgcgggagacagcgacagtgtataataagaaaaaaaaaatatatatatatatatatatgtcactgaaAGTCGATATTTCTTTATACAGATGATTTCTATAAAATGACAAGAAACGTAGCAAGTAAAATAATGAATCAATTCACTTATCAACACGCAATAatgaacaaaaaaacaaaaaactctgGCTTAGAATGGAATACTTAGCAATCCTATTTTTTCCTTCTTAAGGTTATAATCTagaagcagatgatgatgatcgtgtTATGACTGATTCCTTTGTCTCACAACTTAACGACTTAACCTTAATTACACCACTCTGGACATGGATTACATGTCCTTAGCTTTAAGGAAAAGTCGAACAAACATAAAGCAGTTTAGATGCAAATCTGCCTGGAACCAGTTGCGTCCAATGGAACCAACATAGCTGGACAACTTGTAAACTTCACATACCATGTAAACAGATTAATAATTCATTATATCGTCCTAACCATGTGAACACTTTTCTCAATATGTGACCTTTGGTGATATAGACACACTTGGCTGCTGCCTTCCAAGCTTTGACTCAGCTTGAACCTAAGGTAAAGTCTAGAAACAAGAACGTAACACTTCTTAGCTACAGTAAAATACTACTTAACAAGTTATAGGTAAAACTAAAATATACATCCTATCATTCTTAACATAAATTTACTCACATGACTGTTGTGTCTCCATCACCTCGAAGGCTCCCTCTATGTAAATAAAAGTACACTATGAAAAGCAACTCTACAAAACTATGAAAAGCCAGTGGTATCAAACAAGAAATGAAACTCATAAATATCACATAACCTATGACATATTTCAGTCACTGAAGCCCACACTCCCTGGATCTTTTGTGAACTCTGCATCCTCTTCTTTGACCAGCTTATGATATACATGTAAAATAAAATGTATTATTGTATAAATGTTTCATGATCCTACTTGGAGCTCAAGTGATGATCATCCTTACTTTGGTGTCGAATTGATGTCGTTTGATTATTAAAAGTCCTTCTTGACTATAGTCTGAGGTCAAATAGTGCAATACCGTTTTCTCTATATTGACCGACAGGGCTTCGGCAAAACACTGGAAGGCGGTATTCGTGTTACTTACTGCATGGAAGGTTAGTGAAAAGACTCTAGATAAGTTCTTCGTGAGCTGGGGGACGACCAAGAACCATCGTCAGCTCCAGCAGTCACAACCATTGCAAGGAAGAGCTTCTGAAAGaacaagataagatgtctttattgtcaaattgtaaaCATGattcaaaatgaaattctttgtgGCTAGGAGCTTAATTTAAGGTAAAAAGTTATAAGAATTGTAAAATGAAGATTATAAAGCATCACATAAAAGAAGGTTAGAGGTAAAACTCCTAtaaaaaggtgtgtgtggggggggggagacgaagtTGTGAAGTTACAAACTGGAGATCAAGGTCTAGTGTTCCTTCCTGCAAATAGAAACAAGCTACTACCTCAGTGGAAGGTATACTATACACCTCTAACCCTACCTACATCATTCGCGTGGGGAACCAGCTGTAATAATGTATAGGATAAATGAGGTGACCCATTCGCTCGATCAGCTGTGTGGTGGGGGTCAGCCATGGTGTATGACTTTCTGCTTTTAGGCAAGCTTACAGTGTGGGTCAGTGAAGACTCTTACTCAGCTGCCGGCCTGGAGCGGAGTAATATTTCCCCAGAGTTGGTTCCACTATGGTATGGAGTTGATGGCCGACTGATATAGTCAGCATCATTTGATGTTTTGTTTATAATGCCATGGTGAAGAGCCGTCTCAGTCACCTTTATTATTATACAGCAAAAGGTTATTAATGTTCATAATAACTATATGGTACTTTTAAGCCAAAAAGATTTAGTAACTAACCATCAAGTTATACCCAAAAAGGTATTAGATGCTCTGTGCTATAGTGACTACCAGAAATAAAGGATTGTATCAAATACCTTTGGTCCCACAGATGGCGCCATCTGTGCCCAATAGATAAGACACTGTAATCAACACTGCCCAATCCCAAGAAactatagatgatatgataaggCAAACGATAACCTAGTTCATATGGAGAAGTGCAACCACAGAGCTACAGTAGTCGTACGGTTGTGAAGGTAAAGTTCTGCGTCTCAAGCTCATGGAGGAAAATAAGAAAGTTATACGTCTTTAAACTTGTGAAAGGTTTGTGTGCGATCTGTATTCTGTTTTAAGGTTAGAGTCAAGGGTACACTGCACTAGACTATCGgctttcatatttatttatttatttattttgctttgtcgctgtctcccgcgtttgcgaggtagcgcaaggaaacagacgaaagaaatggcccaacccaccttcatacacaatgtatatacatacacgtccacacacgcaaatatacatacctatacatctcaatgtacacatatatacacacacacagacacatacatatatacccatgcacacaattcacactgtctgcctttgttcattcccatcgccacctcgccacacatggaataccatccccctcccccctcatgtgtgctagatagcactaggaagagacaacaaaggccccattcgtctacactcagtctctagctgtcatgcaataatgcccgaaaccacagctccctttccacatccaggccccacacaactttccatggtttaccccagacgcttcacttgccctgattcaatccactgacggcacgtcaaccccggctttcatatatatatatatatatatatatatatatatatatatatatatatcattattattatcatttttattaccattattactatcattattattatactttgtcgctgtatctcgcgttagcgaggtaacgcaagaaacagacgaaggaatggccaaacccaatcacatactcatgtatatacataaacgcccacacacgcacatatgcctatacatttcaacgtatacatacatatacatacacagacataaacatatacacacatttacatattcatacctgctgtattcattcatttccgtcacgcatgaaatggcacccccttccccccgcgggCCAGcggggtagctctaggaaaagacaccaaaggccacattcgttcacactcaaagtctctagctgtcatatgtaatgcaccgaaaccacaactccctttccacgaagaaaatgaaacatcataagttaccaagtgcactttcgcgtaatgatcacatcgttagaggagatacgagaatgagaacagtcagttgatatacaagaaacagacgtagctaagacgccacagGTGAACGAGCGATATCGGGTAATGTGATGTTTGGGTTGGTGGTGCCTTTCATGAAATTCGAataatgtggacaggaaagggaagtttacaaattttgcctacaacaaagctaaCCAGTTCTTAAAGATCTTCACTAATACTTATGTGTTTAATGTGAGAAGATTCAACGATACttttcgtggtaaaggagttacactTAACTGAATtcgcgttactccagtcaatacaatggtcataatttttaacattaaaaaaattgattcttgtcttgtttttATACTATATACATGTTGCGTAAGTCTAAAATAATGacccttgccagtctgcccaacataaaatgaactagtttttacaagggattctgtaaacacaacccgCAGAATTCTCTGTTGAGTTTTTCATTAAGAaactctttatagtattgttattgcggAAGgatacatttacattgaaggatttaagcaacctgggaagtaaggtacaattatcactaaaagggagagctaaaagattcttggtattaaGGGGAGGTTTGGAGTTAACTCTATAGAATTAACTCTTTGCTAacaatgaaatggaatgatgatagtttaacactggtgggttttctgtatatgctaaacttaagcatGTTTCAATCACTATGTATCATGCTCTAAATTCTGAGCATAATGTTCTCCAAACTGAAacatacagtcttttatacacaatatcATCAAGTCAATAAACACAGAAttagaaacaggtaaatcaatat contains:
- the LOC139755762 gene encoding LOW QUALITY PROTEIN: uncharacterized protein (The sequence of the model RefSeq protein was modified relative to this genomic sequence to represent the inferred CDS: inserted 1 base in 1 codon; deleted 1 base in 1 codon), with the translated sequence MGQARLNTEPSVKQAKPRIKNGASSIQKLWLDRVRPVIAHRWQFQLLKTTLRAYRWYHICFTYDHLEHLYNTFVDGELVYELTYDVGRPVYGDYALLGQHIEVQRSFSGNLSQVNVWDYVLSEETIAEMAACQNDPQGNYVSWQGGWKLSNLTEYHVPLQYFCQKTSDSTYFWFPKTPYTFGFYICEALGAHLPLPITMDDVHRIYHLSAQAWPDENILCRKRFWVAITDAQDQGTWVTHYDNAIAPTPAWKDGEPNGIFYEDCVQIEPRGVADVNCLTNLKCAVCEFPELQIFSLLGTCEAELRNVYFIAYQEELGGLMFKGYGEYHIRKEGEEWLWVSVRKNETMARLDVNAPHDMPMGRRVWHLETPVCDQLEGTRTLVLTPCPSDSYTCDDATCIPLENRCDLKYDCLDRSDEADCQLIGKPEDYKNDLPPRLGNKRDALSLPVMLQMSIESITVYTTEMTMQLSYQMQMTWFDNRLTFRNLKTNDSLNKVPLNSMMELWSPIVGFINTEGHQHTTVDVEASLHLQRLQPPSGRDNSAPGEVELFPGEENPLTITRKYSTTFVCDFNLVLYPFDEQHCDMHLXMLSASKNYLMFDDAATSAAYYGSELLLEYQLKQPRLLYDNSQEFSEMRVRIPLQRRAGYAILNIYTPSLILLVISYVSLFFRPHIFEVRVMTTLTSLLVMATLFTQVSASLPKTSYFKMVDVWLLFCIVMSFIIIIFHAIIDNSLGDAIPGLAASSLPVPTKVLPFSPESPTSPSNKSYTNINKTTKRLISASRLSLIVLVILFNLIYCCESLVYARESVFSMCDLKLSDHMTFNIVFYVFCMCHCQQCRSNVSSLSSPQIIWYWSSSSAPFTKTHLAAAFQALTQLEPKGFGKTLEGGIRVTYCMEDGAICAQ